Proteins encoded in a region of the Pelobates fuscus isolate aPelFus1 chromosome 11, aPelFus1.pri, whole genome shotgun sequence genome:
- the LOC134576928 gene encoding olfactory receptor 1G1-like, whose product MNGRNYTIITEFILVGFSELVDLQLLLFIMFLLMYIITVLGNLSIILAYTLTTILNTPMYLFLSNFSFLEICYVTSTVPKLLSNLLAGDKTISFYSCGLQMYCFLLLAGAECYMLAVMAYDRYIAICHPLLYSTIINHKVCIQLLSGSWLIGAVNALIHTTLTFNLPFCNHKINNFFCDVPPLLKLACTDTWINETVVFIVGGGVVVGSFILTIISYTLIISSILNIHSRRNKAFSTCSSHFMVISIFYGSSIIMYFRPNTKYAMYQERVVSLMYTIIAPLLNPFIYSLRNDDVKLAIRHSLSLIIALIRTRFNT is encoded by the coding sequence ATGAATGGCAGAAACTATACCATAATAACGGAATTCATTCTTGTGGGATTCTCAGAGTTGGTAGACCTTCAGCTACtgctgtttataatgtttttattgaTGTATATCATTACAGTGCTTGGAAACCTGTCTATCATTCTTGCATATACACTTACTACAATTCTCAACACTCCGATGTATCTTTTTCTTTCAAACTTCTCCTTTTTAGAAATATGTTATGTGACCTCCACTGTACCCAAACTGCTGTCAAATCTTCTAGCAGGGGATAAAACAATCTCTTTTTACAGCTGTGGTCTACAAATGTATTGTTTTCTTCTCCTTGCTGGAGCTGAGTGCTACATGCTTGCAGTTATGGCATATGATCGATATATCGCTATATGCCACCCACTCCTATATAGCACTATCATAAATCATAAAGTTTGTATTCAGCTTTTAAGTGGATCATGGCTTATTGGTGCAGTAAACGctcttatacacacaaccctcacGTTTAATTTACCATTCTGCAATCATAAAATCAACAATTTCTTCTGTGACGTACCCCCATTATTGAAACTGGCTTGTACAGACACCTGGATCAATGAGACTGTTGTTTTTATAGTGGGTGGTGGTGTTGTTGTTGGTTCATTCATACTAACAATTATTTCATACACACTTATTATCTCATCAATTCTAAATATCCATTCCAGAAGAAATAAAGCATTCTCAACCTGTTCTTCTCACTTTATGGTCATTTCCATATTTTATGGATCTAgtataattatgtattttagaCCCAACACTAAATATGCAATGTATCAGGAGAGAGTGGTCTCTCTTATGTATACAATTATTGCACCTTTATTAAACCCTTTCATATACAGTCTGAGAAATGATGATGTCAAACTTGCTATTCGGCATTCTCTGTCTCTTATAATAGCTCTCATAAGAACCAGATTTAATACATAA